A stretch of the Melitaea cinxia chromosome 14, ilMelCinx1.1, whole genome shotgun sequence genome encodes the following:
- the LOC123659541 gene encoding putative nuclease HARBI1, with the protein MNCKILAINAKFGGATHDAFIWENSNINDYMKYLYRSNESVWLLGDSGYPQRPWMMTPYTDAAQDSIEEIYNKKHSCARVVIENTFGRLKNRWRCLNKDRVLHYKPEKCAKIIIACCVLHNIALQYHVPDPAHIFTDVQVPTG; encoded by the exons ATGAACTGTAAAATACTTGCTATCAATGCAAAGTTCGGTGGTGCTACCCATGATGCCTTCATCTGGGAAAATAGcaatataaatgattatatgaaatatttataccgGAGTAATGAATCTGTGTGGCTATTGG GTGATTCTGGGTATCCTCAAAGACCTTGGATGATGACACCATATACAGATGCAGCACAGGACTCAAttgaagaaatatataataaaaaacattcctGTGCCAGAGTAGTTATCGAAAACACGTTTGGAAGGTTGAAGAATCGTTGGAGATGTTTAAACAAGGACAGAGTATTGCATTATAAGCCAGAAAAATgtgcaaaaattattattgcatgTTGTGTATTGCATAATATTGCACTCCAATATCATGTTCCAGACCCAGCTCACATTTTCACTGATGTACAGGTTCCAAcaggttaa
- the LOC123659599 gene encoding uncharacterized protein LOC123659599: MAEDEDGISDKKTPENSNNAGSSEDNQQNAIKPDLGIEEAKYDVKENGDTESVEPISSTSKSTGAVRKEENPFSFRHFLKRDLSLPGSSTYENTGARPKVYANTVQHSPTKLDIHVDTRRDKQRSSETQAKEKQSDGISLRNSDNTSSNSSVEIPFSVVDNSDSKHNLYTESSDGPFFHRPNLASEPLGMPSLPDFVQDHILVEQAYLNSNGPISVDLDNLPDFTFNTNFNAGSSSSLGRRNKSGYGNNRAYDYESYMGVASTSSDAGPSSRNIPLDLPTGAEAAGPVPLDLPVHLSLDLTESVNSADRRNVSPRNSFPLDLPPNAGAESMRLPDFLPVHPGRTSPEPEHQDEQLQQIISELERTRAELFAERSRRSRAEEEARAAREAAAQLRVEAAAARARLNDARRADREFAGQLDAAAHRAQGTLLDTAARASEAETTVSKLKSEIKKLKEELSASQAEARALRATQAGAAADLRRASRVAETSLRELLSGLDRLRSLSSTLDPT; encoded by the exons ATGGCGGAAGACGAAGACGGTATTTCGGATAAAAAAACTCCTGAAAATTCGAATAATGCAGGTTCTTCGGAAGATAATCAACAAAATGCTATCAAGCCCGACTTAGGAATAGAAGAAGCTAAATATGATGTGAAAGAAAATGGCGATACAGAATCTGTTGAGCCAATAAGCTCAACCTCTA AATCGACTGGTGCTGTGCGTAAGGAAGAAAACCCTTTTTCCTTTCGGCACTTCTTGAAGCGAGATCTTTCCCTGCCAGGGAGCTCGACATATGAAAACACGGGCGCTAGACCGAAAGTTTATGCGAATACAGTGCAGCATTCACCGACGAAATTAGACATTCACGTCGATACCAGGCGCGATAAACAACGTTCAAGTGAAACTCAAGCCAAAGAAAAACAAAGTGATGGCATTAGCCTTCGTAACAGTGACAATACGTCTTCGAATAGTTCCGTAGAGATACCTTTTAGTGTAGTCGATAATTCTGATTCTAAGCATAATCTGTACACGGAGAGTTCCGACGGTCCCTTTTTCCACAGGCCAAACTTAGCTTCGGAGCCATTAGGCATGCCTTCGTTACCTGACTTTGTTCAAGACCACATATTAGTGGAACAAGCGTATTTGAACTCTAACGGTCCTATATCAGTTGACTTAGACAATCTACCTGACTTTACGTTCAATACTAATTTCAATGCTGGATCATCATCGTCATTGGGACGAAGGAATAAAAGTGGATATGGAAATAATAGAGCTTATGATTACGAGTCTTACATGGGCGTAGCGTCTACATCTTCTGATGCTGGTCCATCGAGTCGTAACATTCCTCTGGATTTACCCACTGGTGCGGAGGCAGCTGGTCCAGTGCCTCTTGACCTCCCAGTGCACTTGAGTTTGGATCTGACTGAGTCAGTGAACTCAGCAGACAGAAGAAATGTGTCTCCAAGAAATAGTTTTCCCTTGGATCTCCCACCTAATGCAG gtgCAGAATCCATGAGACTTCCAGATTTCCTGCCCGTCCATCCTGGTAGGACATCTCCAGAACCTGAGCACCAAGACGAACAATTACAACAGATTATATCTGAATTGGAGCGTACAAG GGCGGAGTTGTTCGCGGAGCGCAGTCGGCGCTCGCGTGCGGAGGAGGaagcgcgggcggcgcgcgagGCGGCGGCGCAGCTGCGCGtggaggcggcggcggcgcgggcgcggctcAACGACGCGCGCCGCGCTGACCGGGAGTTCGCGGGCCAGCTGGACGCCGCCGCGCACCGCGCGCAGGGGACCCTGCTCGACACTGCG GCTAGAGCGTCAGAAGCGGAGACAACGGTTTCAAAGTTAaagagtgaaataaaaaaattaaag GAGGAGTTGAGTGCTTCACAAGCGGAAGCGCGAGCACTGCGCGCCACACAGGCGGGCGCCGCCGCCGACCTGCGCCGCGCCTCGCGGGTCGCCGAGACGTCGCTCag ggaGCTGTTGTCTGGTTTGGATCGGTTACGGTCTTTGAGCTCGACGCTGGACCCCACATGA